TTTATCGAGCTCTCAAGAGAGAAATTATAAAAAACCTGAATTCTCAAACCAAGTGAATGAAGACTTCGAGCGCCTCATTGCCGCTCTAAAGAATACGGTCATTTTATAAAATAAGAGCCTCCTAAACCGAAATTTTATCATATAAGCGCATCTTTCTTCGATTTTCCGAAGAAAGATGCGCTTATTTATTGTAAGTATATTAAACAGATTATACTTCCGTCTCTTCGCGTATAATGTGTCAATAACGACGAAAATACTGTAGTTGACAAATTCACTACTCTCCCATCTATTGGTGTAGACATAAAACCAGTTTAATCATTAAGTGTAACTAGAGTAATAACTTTATATCTAAACGGCTCGGCCACTCTGATATTTGGATTACTATGGATAATTATGGTCATGCTATTAGAACAGCAGATCAGGAAGCAGCAAACAAAATTTGCGGTATCTTTACAGAGCGTAAAAATGGCTAATTAAAAATTTCATCAACAAGTGCCAAAAACAAAAGAAATGACGCGGCCTCCCCTCTGCTGGGAAACCGCGCCACTCCGGCACTTTGTATGGATGATTCCGATTGGGCTCGAACCAACGACCTCCACCCTGTCAAGGTGCGAGGAGTATACGCCACAACGTGGGAATCGTTTAGTTTACCGTTAAGTCAACGTTAAGTACTACGCCATTCCGTATTAATTTACGTTCATTATACAGATAGACGCGTGACTGAGTATTTTGTTTGAAAAGAGCCACATTCTCGGATAAATTGCGCACTCATCTCGGGAAAATAGAGCCACTTTCACGGAGCCAGAACCACATAAGAAAAGGTGGAGAAACTCTCCACCCTTTGAATACGCTTATTTCTGTATACCATGTCGCTCTCTCATGGATACTTTCCCATCGATAAGTATTGAATAGGAATCATGAACAATTCTGTCTAATATAGCGTCTGCTATCGTTGATTCTCCAATGCGTTCATACCATCCTTCAGGCGCAAATTGGGAACAAAAAATTGTTGAAGCCGATTGATGTCTACTTTCTACAATTTCTAGTAAATCCCTTTCCTGTGTATCTTGTAAAGGTGACAATAACCACTCATCTAATATTAGTAAATCGACTTTTTTATACTGCTTGATCGTCTTTTGAAAGATGCCTTGTCCCCGGGCTACGGCAAGTTCTTCTAATAAATCTGGGAGTCTAACATATTTAACCTTATAGTACTTTCTACAAGCAGAAACTCCTAAAGCATTAGAAAGATAAGACTTACCATTTCCAGAGGCTCCTAAGATCATGACGTTATGATTATCTTCGATATACTGGCAATCGGCAAGACGAAGAATTGAGGGCTTATCTAATTTTCTATCTGGATGATACTCGATGTCTTCGACACACGCCTGGCTATATCGAAAGTTTGCATTTCTGATTAAACGATCCATCTTATTACTCTTTCTTTTAGAATACTCAATGTCGACTAATAAACTAAAACGATCATCGAATGATAAGTCTTGATAATCCGGATTTGAACGTTGGTTAATATAAGTATCGGCCATGGCATTTAGCCTCATTTCATTCAATTTCATTATTGTATTTTCATTTGTCATTTTGTTTTCCTCCAAAGTATTCGGCACCTCTAGTAAAGCCAAAAGCACCAGACGGTTTAGTTGTTTTCTTCGTATTTGAGGTATTAAAACTTTTATCTGTTCCTTGTTTTAAAATAGTCTTTATACTGTTTAATCTTGGAGAAGGTGAATAAGTCAGTGCCTGACGGCACGCCTCTTCTAAACGTTCTAGCGAATAGCGATCGGCAAGTTTAACAATCCCCATACAAATTTTTTGGGCTTGGCGTTCCACCCTATAGGACTTAAATACAGATTCCATTACAAGCTTGGTATGATTTCCGACTTTATCTGCCCAATCGAATATATGGGCCTTATCCCACTCTACATACATTCGATGATTGTCAGGCATATGTTCAGGAATAGTGGAAGGATCTTTATTTAATCCTGTTTTTCTCATATGTGAGGCGATACGAAGGTGATTAAAGAATATTTCAATCACCGTTGTGGTCGCTCTGATGTCCACTTTGTGTTTGACATATTCATAGGGAACCGAGTAATGAATTTCGTCTACGACTATGTGATAATCAAGAGGTACGGTAGCTGTTTTCCAGGTAGCTAGTTCGTACTGTTTAAACGGTAGTGGTAGTAGAGCAAATTTTTCTTCCTCATGGAAAGCAATTTGTCTACTACCTGTTTTTTTCTGAAATGACTTTTCATTGAACTCTTTCAATTTCATTTGAATGGCTAAATTCAACTCTTTGAGTGAAAAGAAGGTTTCATTTCTTAAAGCCGCGATAATCCAAGTTGATACAACACCTACATTTCCTTCTACACTAGCTTTGTCTCTGGGTTGTCGGACTCGAGCAGGAACTACTGCGGTTCCATAATACTCTGCCATCTCATAATAAGAGCGATTAATTTTGGGATCCCAATAGTTAGATCGATCCACCCCTGTCCTCAAATTATCTGGCACAATCATATTCGTTACCCCTCCATAAAATTGAAAGGCATGAATATGAGCTGTAATCCAGTTTTCGAGGTTCTGTGACAGAAATGCTTCCACATATGTGTATTGACTACAAGGAAGTTTAGCGACGAAAATATAGGCTGGTATTTTTTCTCCTGAAATATTATCTTTTAGAAAAGCTGTTTGACCTGCCCAATCAACTTCCATCAACTCTCCAGGCTTTCGTTTGATCCTTAAAGTAGCTTTCGTTGTGTTTGCGTATTTTCGATAGTGAAAACAGAATTGAGTGTACATATAAGGCGTTTCATCAGCTTGATAACAAACTCTACAGTACTCCTCCCATAAGAGAGTCAATGTCACTCCTTTTTTCGCCAGCTCAGTATGAACGTATTCATAATCAGGCATACGATGGTTTTGAACTTTGGACTTCTCTGGAAAGAGAAAATTCTGTAAGTCACCATCCGTTACTTCGTCTGACAATGGCCAGGAAATATCACAAACTGCAGCTCTGTCAAGAACTGATGTGATCGTATTCCTGGAGCACCCACAACTAGCAGCAATGCTTCTTTTACTCATTCCCTGGCTGTATAGCCGTAAGATCTCCCGGTATTTTACCAATAAAAATACCCCCTATAACAAAAGATTCACTGAATATTCAGTGTGCTTTTATTATAGAGGGTGGTTCTGCCTCCGAGAAGATGGTTCTATATTTCCGTGACGCGGGCTCAAAATGTCCGAGAAAGTGGTTCTCTCTGAGTGAAATATTCACGTGACCTTGCAAGCGAAAATAAGCGCGGTATTTCAGCGTGTCTCCCGTTCTCCTGTTAAAGAATTATCTCGAATCGAAACTTTTTGTCTTGAAGCTATTGTAAAATTCCATAATCTGACTTAATATGTAGAAGGTGTTATTTTTATTACTATATCATTACAAAAGGGGAGAGTTAACACCATGAAGAAAATTTTCAAGTTTGGTCTCTACGCATTTTTAGCCATTATTGTACTCGGTGTTGTTGCAACGGTATTTGGAGGCGAGGATACGGCGGAAAGCACCGACTCAGAACCGGCAAGTGCTGAAGCTGAAGGTTCCGAAAGTAAAGAAGCGTCAAAAGATGAGTCAAGCGATGAAGCAGAGGAAAAAACATATGGGATCGGTGACACGGTAGAAGTCGGTGCTATGACATACACGATAAACGAAAAGTCTACCGCTGATGAAGTCGGACCGAGTGTTATGCCCGAAACAGCAAGCGGTAAATACGTTGTACTTAACGTTACTGTTAAAAACAACGGTGACGAGGCCGTTACAGTCGACGGTACTTACTTTAAGCTGAAACAAAACGATAAAACGTTTGAGGCGGATACGATGGCAAGTACATCAGCCAACCAAGCTGAAGATGGATCTATCGAAAATTCGTTCTTCC
This window of the Halobacillus sp. Marseille-Q1614 genome carries:
- a CDS encoding DUF4352 domain-containing protein, translating into MKKIFKFGLYAFLAIIVLGVVATVFGGEDTAESTDSEPASAEAEGSESKEASKDESSDEAEEKTYGIGDTVEVGAMTYTINEKSTADEVGPSVMPETASGKYVVLNVTVKNNGDEAVTVDGTYFKLKQNDKTFEADTMASTSANQAEDGSIENSFFLEQLNPGSEISGNVVFDVAPEIADADDLSVEAQEGIFGTVTETITLQ
- the istB gene encoding IS21-like element helper ATPase IstB — its product is MTNENTIMKLNEMRLNAMADTYINQRSNPDYQDLSFDDRFSLLVDIEYSKRKSNKMDRLIRNANFRYSQACVEDIEYHPDRKLDKPSILRLADCQYIEDNHNVMILGASGNGKSYLSNALGVSACRKYYKVKYVRLPDLLEELAVARGQGIFQKTIKQYKKVDLLILDEWLLSPLQDTQERDLLEIVESRHQSASTIFCSQFAPEGWYERIGESTIADAILDRIVHDSYSILIDGKVSMRERHGIQK
- the istA gene encoding IS21 family transposase, with product MVKYREILRLYSQGMSKRSIAASCGCSRNTITSVLDRAAVCDISWPLSDEVTDGDLQNFLFPEKSKVQNHRMPDYEYVHTELAKKGVTLTLLWEEYCRVCYQADETPYMYTQFCFHYRKYANTTKATLRIKRKPGELMEVDWAGQTAFLKDNISGEKIPAYIFVAKLPCSQYTYVEAFLSQNLENWITAHIHAFQFYGGVTNMIVPDNLRTGVDRSNYWDPKINRSYYEMAEYYGTAVVPARVRQPRDKASVEGNVGVVSTWIIAALRNETFFSLKELNLAIQMKLKEFNEKSFQKKTGSRQIAFHEEEKFALLPLPFKQYELATWKTATVPLDYHIVVDEIHYSVPYEYVKHKVDIRATTTVIEIFFNHLRIASHMRKTGLNKDPSTIPEHMPDNHRMYVEWDKAHIFDWADKVGNHTKLVMESVFKSYRVERQAQKICMGIVKLADRYSLERLEEACRQALTYSPSPRLNSIKTILKQGTDKSFNTSNTKKTTKPSGAFGFTRGAEYFGGKQNDK